In Nicotiana tabacum cultivar K326 chromosome 19, ASM71507v2, whole genome shotgun sequence, one DNA window encodes the following:
- the LOC107828330 gene encoding separase isoform X2 — translation MDSSTATALLTELQSSSKFTTNTYNNFSNYLHEFTTLSKPNKSSKPSKSTDFTTTIRSLAKQFLSFLNKALSLLPKRLSESPRIPDESASHLFDIYRLCLNCLECISSQLSCKPYTIQAQRVRYIHCLESWEKYEEAECEVLSVLKVLRDNAIGKTKAEKKKSNSVMSTQQRLLPQLGEENVDQEFALLIAEIVVTLVKCASLIQNKAVSEYHGLLDLVKEVAPWFKVLDTNAHDKLHRVLVTYLNRITMTMFGDVTKFSGDLVLEFCKEALCQIKNSSLNDQLFKFARKICSSIFSQELEECSGIVDPLKYVLDTMAAEMKVGKESRIIEILELFCYCAHKCRSVNANVCSTLAAQLEELAIHVKKHHIELAGSQDKPPTDLILGLYATGLLINESNIHSITQGNSRALSSDSKDMLQKLSSLLNFLKSYFEIDSKGSNTSQKRMLYILSYFAVLKFLCQPLAEYVISTRKEILSETEAVSCNTYLEIIHDVFKQYINVFLHHSAADSKQDHCDDTNKMLLHVAVATFTLSLRTKRDTKETVRFIKYLIPSEWIQANGLKYLVTSFYNIAVVLYRNKQMVEAAKALKLCCKASWNHVIRLCELFKHEPDKFQNDLSEDALIGFIDEACGKTAFLLEVLNHCRDLKVQKVLIDSLKSWSAAEHLFKKLPSPISIVKQFVKMELKVNNVDIEDGTTMLYSLLSPFVESKQALGIILEQELLAYRELNARNPRLCQEMCLKIIGVLLQKVYVSKDSYLQRCRVLIVKGEVLRANGFENLKDCIQCLTDGIAIVESSLKQKYCVANLACMNSASHLAAYAYCARALCTSEIEPNSKKLYEDIHAAARLWMSLNHCHAPDQCRMSDIMLNMLHQIVDLLSLKGYLEIHPDIYEMMIQIFRKNIPLEKSVSLLWRYRRLSHALCTSPVNEMFIKALSNHCGELSESLKYWMKCMEASQPQLIGFQQSFLTLALSSKVSRSHQSFLHCDITDDKVKLTAAELIHTVPLSSGAAFLSAYLYYDLSERLILNGRLVEALAYAKEAHCLRSKLLQENFFYQIEEQSEVYGLTAFQIYDPVAAKAWFPESVSFDFDGSILTPWTILQCYLESILQVGTVHEMLGNGTEAKALLVWGKNISCNQSLPLFIISFCCMLGKLYTKQHLWELAERELNTAKQTLAENYDAISCLKCRIILEVSIDLLIGDLWRLHHCDAVNSSTVEFLYSVKEKYRSAFEKLNNFGWEDSVGWPLGASSQHTKHQATSFANGAKDPSGLKELPSGKLDDAVEGRRTGKTKKESEHNLRMTRSRSHAMQKCESSVDDKHSSGAENMSCMCLKLKCWHHLPLEVLQSGSLSNFIYLKWELVRRQLSLRLLTTMGKCIGLSGDSHEAQKLFLQSVSLFSADSSCPKYSSLPLMSLVDQMGQDIWAVELARDHSVMLYHICCSILNSYSCKATRKTSCKECHVFSCIKLSKVISWLKLAFILSREIPLLSQKISRLLAAVYVLSTSDKSFSIPPSKAISESQWASFFHQASIGTRLNQHFFSCPLKKQKAEHVVDYEGSCSLTQQHLGSEEPNMFRLAPESVEDLEDFVSRFFESLPASTVVCLSLLGRSVSSLLTELLHSPHPIQSWVLLSRMSSPSQPITVILPAHSIVKASDDVAQFTSSFPFEVKDKHWHCPWLSSVVDDVAPVFRDILENNYLSSSMHLLEDTTESRSSWWKWRKQLDQRLAKFLRNLEDSWLGPWRYLLLGELSECELLDSLVKKLYDHFRCKTGADVHKSLLKVILGAAKYAYEKENHISQMVLNKGCHLHGGGNGNSKVFGKTSTEVDNLCDSVYKSILDEAQEMVETESISRRPVILVLDLEVQMLPWENLPVLRNQQVYRMPSISSIRATLIKCCPYQQQVQLLKCYQGSPMEQGVPSHSIPLIDPLDSYYLLNPSGDLSSTQIEFESWFRDQDFEGKCGTAPAVEELAEALKSHDLFIYFGHGSGAQYIPEHEVKKLESCAATLLMGCSSGSLHLHGCYAPRGAALGYLLAGSPVIIANLWEVTDKDIDRFGKSMLDAILRERSNVSFRCDKCDTLSHKLESMKISYCKRTQRIKKEKDIAPDMCKNNTSTNHCKHRPKIGSFMGQARDACTLPFLIGAAPVCYGVPTGIISKKDL, via the exons ATGGATTCCTCCACCGCCACTGCTCTCCTCACTGAACTTCAATCTTCCTCCAAATTCACCACCAATACCTACAATAACTTCTCCAATTACCTCCACGAATTCACTACTCTCTCCAAACCAAACAAGTCCTCAAAACCCTCAAAATCCACCGACTTTACTACTACCATCCGTTCACTTGCCAAACAATTCCTTTCCTTCCTCAATAAAGCCCTAAGCCTTTTACCCAAACGTTTATCTGAATCCCCCAGAATTCCTGACGAATCTGCCTCTCACTTGTTCGATATTTACAGATTATGCCTTAACTGCCTTGAGTGTATCTCTTCGCAGCTGTCGTGTAAACCCTACACTATTCAAGCACAAAGAGTTCGGTACATTCATTGTCTGGAATCTTGGGAGAAATACGAGGAAGCCGAATGTGAAGTACTGTCTGTACTTAAGGTTCTTCGGGATAATGCCATTGGTAAAACCAAGGCAGAAAAAAAGAAGTCCAATTCAGTGATGTCAACGCAGCAGCGGTTATTGCCTCAGTTAGGCGAAGAGAACGTGGATCAAGAATTTGCTCTTTTGATTGCGGAGATTGTCGTTACGCTTGTTAAGTGTGCTTCTTTAATTCagaataaggcggtcagtgaatATCATGGACTTCTTGATTTGGTTAAAGAGGTTGCGCCATGGTTCAA GGTTTTGGATACAAATGCTCACGATAAATTGCATCGGGTGCTTGTGACATATTTGAACAGAATAACAATGACTATGTTTGGGGACGTTACAAAATTCAGTGGGGATTTGGTGCTGGAATTTTGTAAAGAAGCCTTGTGTCAAATTAAAAATTCATCATTAAACGATCAACTGTTCAAG TTTGCAAGGAAGATATGCTCTTCTATCTTCTCACAAGAACTTGAGGAATGCTCTGGGATTGTTGACCCCTTAAAATATGTGCTGGATACAATGGCTGCAGAAATGAAG GTCGGAAAGGAGAGCAGAATCATAGAAATTCTGGAGCTTTTTTGTTATTGCGCCCATAAATGCCGAAGTGTTAACGCAAATGTCTGTAGTACCCTGGCTGCCCAGTTAGAAGAGTTAGCCATTCACGTGAAAAAACATCACATTGAGTTAGCAGGTTCTCAG GATAAGCCACCCACTGATTTGATTCTGGGGCTTTATGCTACTGGATTGCTCATTAATGAGTCCAATATTCACTCCATTACCCAGGGAAATTCAAGAGCTCTTTCCTCTGATAGCAAGGACATGCTGCAAAAACTAAGTAGTTTGCTCAACTTTTTAAAATCGTACTTTGAAATAGACAGCAAAGGAAGCAACACTTCACAGAAGAGAATGCTTTATATTCTGTCTTATTTTGCTGTACTGAAGTTCCTGTGCCAGCCACTTGCCGAGTATGTTAtctcaacaaggaaagaaattCTTAGTGAAACAGAGGCTGTTTCCTGCAATACTTACTTAGAAATTATCCACGATGTGTTCAAGCAGTACATTAATGTCTTCCTACACCACAG TGCCGCTGATAGCAAGCAAGATCATTGTGATGATACTAACAAAATGTTACTTCATGTAGCAGTGGCTACTTTCACTCTTTCTCTACGAACAAAACGTGATACCAAG GAAACTGTTAGATTTATCAAGTATCTCATTCCAAGTGAATGGATTCAAGCCAATGGACTTAAGTATCTCGTCACCTCTTTTTACAACATCGCTGTTGTATTATACAGAAATAAGCAAATGGTAGAG GCTGCTAAAGCTCTGAAACTATGCTGCAAAGCATCTTGGAATCATGTGATACGTCTTTGTGAATTATTTAAGCATGAACCAGATAAATTTCAAAATGATCTGTCAGAAGATGCTCTGATTGGTTTCATTGATGAGGCTTGCGGGAAAACTGCTTTTCTTTTGGAGGTGCTTAATCATTGTAGAGATCTTAAGGTCCAAAAAGTCCTCATTGATAGCCTTAAAAGCTGGTCTGCTGCAGAGCATTTGTTCAAAAAACTGCCAAGTCCCATATCTATAGTGAAGCAGTTTGTGAAG ATGGAATTGAAGGTTAACAATGTGGATATTGAGGATGGTACCACTATGTTGTATTCTTTGTTGTCACCTTTTGTAGAATCAAAACAGGCTCTTGGAATCATTTTGGAGCAG GAGCTTCTGGCATATAGAGAATTGAATGCACGAAATCCAAGATTATGTCAGGAAATGTGCCTGAAAATAATAGGTGTTCTTTTACAAAAGGTGTATGTCTCCAAGGACAGCTATTTACAGAGATGTAGAGTCCTTATTGTTAAGGGAGAGGTGTTAAGAGCCAATGGATTCGAAAACCTGAAAGATTGCATTCAGTGCCTAACAGATGGAATAGCTATAGTG GAAAGTTCCTTAAAGCAGAAATACTGTGTAGCAAATTTAGCCTGCATGAATTCAGCTTCTCATCTGGCGGCCTATGCGTATTGTGCACGTGCATTATGTACCAGTGAGATTGAACCAAACTCAAAG AAACTTTATGAAGATATTCATGCTGCAGCTAGACTCTGGATGAGTCTCAATCACTGCCATGCACCTGATCAGTGTAGGATGTCTGATATTATGTTGAATATGTTGCATCAGATTGTCGACTTGTTATCACTAAAG GGCTACCTGGAAATTCATCCAGACATATATGAGATGATGATACAAATATTTAGGAAGAACATTCCATTAGAGAAGTCTGTGTCGTTACTATGGAGATATAGAAGACTTAGTCATGCTCTCTGTACTTCACCGGTGAATGAAATGTTCATCAAAGCATTGTCAAACCATTGTGGTGAACTTTCCGAGTCCCTCAAATATTGGATGAAGTGCATGGAAGCGTCTCAACCACAATTAATTGGGTTTCAGCAGAGCTTTTTAACCCTTGCTCTTTCTTCTAAAGTGTCTCGTAGTCATCAAAGTTTTCTCCACTGTGACATTACAGACGATAAAGTTAAGCTCACTGCTGCAGAGCTAATTCACACT GTTCCTTTATCCAGCGGTGCAGCCTTTCTTTCTGCTTATCTTTACTATGACTTGAGTGAGAGACTGATTCTAAATGGACGACTGGTTGAG GCCCTTGCTTATGCAAAAGAAGCCCATTGTTTACGAAGTAAACTTCTTCAAGAAAACTTCTTCTATCAGATAGAGGAGCAGAGTGAGGTATATGGTCTCACAGCCTTCCAGATATATGATCCAGTGGCTGCAAAGGCTTGGTTTCCTGAAAGTGTCTCCTTTGACTTTGATGGTTCTATACTTACTCCTTGGACTATCCTCCAATGTTATCTGGAAAGCATATTACAG GTTGGAACTGTTCATGAGATGCTTGGAAATGGAACTGAGGCTAAGGCACTTCTAGTATGGGGGAAAAACATCTCATGTAATCAGAGTTTGCCCCTCTTCATAATTTCATTCTGTTGCATGTTAG GAAAACTATACACTAAACAACATCTCTGGGAATTGGCAGAACGGGAGCTAAATACTGCTAAGCAAACATTGGCTGAAAACTATGATGCCATCTCTTGCCTAAAATGCAGAATTATTCTGGAAGTTTCAATTGATCTGCTAATAGGAGATCTATGGAGACTCCACCATTGTGATGCTGTAAATTCCTCTACTGTGGAATTTTTATATAGTGTTAAAGAGAAGTATAGATCTGCCTTTGAGAAGCTGAATAACTTCGGCTGGGAAGATTCTGTTGGTTGGCCCCTGGGAGCAAGTTCCCAGCACACCAAGCACCAGGCTACTTCATTTGCAAACGGTGCAAAAGATCCTTCAGGCTTGAAGGAGTTACCATCTGGCAAGCTGGATGATGCTGTTGAAGGGAGAAGGACTGGGAAGACCAAAAAAGAGTCTGAACATAATTTAAGGATGACACGGTCTAGATCTCATGCTATGCAAAAATGTGAAAGTTCTGTGGATGATAAACATTCAAGTGGTGCTGAAAACATGAGCT GTATGTGCCTCAAATTGAAGTGTTGGCACCATCTTCCTCTTGAAGTTCTCCAATCTGGATCTTTGAGTAATTTCATATACTTGAAATGGGAGCTTGTGCGCAGACAACTTTCACTGAGGCTTCTAACTACTATGG GAAAATGCATAGGTCTTTCTGGTGATAGCCATGAAGCACAAAAGCTTTTTCTGCAAAGTGTGTCACTGTTCAGTGCAGATTCATCCTGTCCCAAGTACTCTTCTCTGCCACTTATGTCCTTGGTTGACCAGATGGGACAGGATATTTGGGCGGTTGAATTGGCCCGTGATCATTCAGTTATGCTTTACCACATATGCTGTTCCATTTTGAATAGCTATTCTTGCAAGGCAACCAG AAAAACTAGCTGTAAAGAATGCCATGTTTTTTCATGCATCAAGTTATCAAAGGTTATTTCTTGGCTGAAGCTGGCCTTCATTCTCAGTCGTGAGATTCCTTTGCTTTCTCAGAAG ATTTCCAGGTTGCTTGCGGCAGTTTATGTACTTTCGACTTCTGATAAGTCTTTTAGTATACCACCTAGCAAAGCAATCTCTGAAAGCCAATGGGCATCGTTCTTCCATCAAGCTTCAATTGGTACTCGTCTCAATCAACACTTCTTTTCTTGCCCGTTGAAGAAGCAAAAAGCTGAACATGTTGTGGATTATGAG GGTTCCTGTTCTTTGACACAACAGCATCTAGGTTCAGAAGAACCTAACATGTTCAG GCTTGCACCTGAATCAGTTGAAGATCTTGAAGATTTTGTTTCGAGATTTTTTGAGAGCCTGCCTGCTAGTACAGTTGTCTGTCTTAGCTTGCTTGGACGCTCTGTTTCCAGTTTGTTGACTGAATTGTTGCATTCTCCGCACCCCATTCAATCATGGGTTCTGTTATCCCGCATGAGCTCACCTAGTCAGCCTATCACTGTAATTTTGCCCGCACATTCTATTGTAAAAG CTTCAGATGATGTTGCCCAATTCACTTCCAGTTTTCCGTTTGAAGTCAAAGATAAGCACTGGCATTGCCCTTGGTTATCCAGCGTGGTTGATGATGTGGCACCCGTCTTTAGAGATATATTAGAGAACAATTACTTGTCCTCTTCTATGCACCTGTTAGAAGATACTACAGAGAGCAGATCATCATGGTGGAAGTGGAGGAAACAACTTGATCAGCGCCTTGCTAAATTTTTACG GAATCTAGAGGATTCATGGTTAGGTCCTTGGAGATACCTGCTTTTGGGCGAATTATCAGAATGTGAGCTCCTGGATTCACTAGTGAAGAAACTTTATGATCATTTTAGATGTAAAACTGGAGCTGATGTTCATAAAAGTCTTCTTAAAGTAATTCTCGGAGCTGCGAAGTACGCTTATGAGAAAGAAAATCACATTTCTCAGATGGTTTTAAATAAAGGATGTCACCTGCATGGAGGGGGTAATGGAAACTCCAAAGTGTTCGGTAAGACATCTACCGAAGTTGATAATCTCTGTGATTCAGTATACAAGTCTATACTTGATGAAGCCCAAGAGATGGTAGAGACTGAATCCATAAGTAGAAGACCAGTTATTCTTGTTTTGGATCTTGAGGTGCAG ATGCTTCCTTGGGAGAACCTACCAGTATTAAGAAACCAGCAGGTTTATCGCATGCCCTCAATTAGCAGCATCAGAGCAACCCTGATCAAGTGTTGCCCATATCAACAACAAGTTCAGTTGCTAAAGTGCTACCAAGGATCTCCTATGGAACAAGGGGTTCCATCACATTCCATTCCTTTGATTGATCCACTGGATTCCTATTATCTTTTGAATCCAAGTGGAGATCTTAGCAGCACGCAGATAGAATTTGAAAGCTGGTTCAGAGATCAGGATTTTGAG GGGAAGTGTGGAACTGCACCAGCAGTAGAAGAATTGGCTGAGGCCTTGAAGAGTCATGATCTTTTTATTTACTTTGGCCATGGAAGTG GAGCGCAATATATCCCTGAGCATGAGGTAAAGAAACTAGAGAGTTGTGCTGCTACTCTGCTTATGGGGTGCAGTAGTGGGTCACTGCATCTGCATGGATGCTATGCTCCTCGGGGTGCTGCCCTGGGCTATCTATTAGCAGGTTCTCCGGTTATAATTGCTAATTTATGGGAAGTGACAGACAAGGATATTGACAGATTTGGAAAGAGCATGCTTGATGCTATCCTGAGAGAAAGATCAAATGTTTCTTTTAGATGTGATAAATGTGATACTCTTTCACATAAACTCGAGTCAATGAAAATTAGTTACTGCAAAAGAACTCAAAGGATAAAAAAGGAGAAAGATATAGCACCTGATATGTGTAAAAACAATACATCTACTAACCACTGTAAACACAGACCAAAGATTGGATCATTCATGGGGCAAGCTAGAGATGCATGCACTCTCCCTTTTTTGATTGGAGCAGCTCCAGTTTGTTATGGTGTCCCCACTGGAATAATCAGCAAAAAGGATTTGTAG